The Spirosoma foliorum genome has a window encoding:
- a CDS encoding WecB/TagA/CpsF family glycosyltransferase: MSFSITSDAQALLSFRKKIGSLEVTLVSYHEFIREVLQAVHQRRSGYACFANAHMVVEATRDPAFANRVNAATWTTADGVPVAWALRFLYGIRQERITGLDVLPTLLQEAASENVPVYFYGSTPEVLDSCANFCRHHHPNLSIAGMYSPPFRSLTFAEEEDIVERISASGARLVFVVLGCPKQEKWMAGLSHRIPAVLLGVGGALPVTVGVQKRAPRWMQLAGLEWLYRLLQEPRRLFSRYFMTNSLFVYYLLKQWFLQKSD; encoded by the coding sequence ATGTCATTTTCAATTACTTCCGACGCACAAGCACTGCTCTCTTTTCGGAAGAAAATTGGTAGTCTGGAGGTGACGCTTGTTTCGTATCATGAGTTTATTCGGGAAGTACTGCAAGCGGTTCACCAACGCCGTTCGGGCTACGCGTGTTTTGCCAATGCACACATGGTTGTTGAAGCCACTCGCGATCCGGCTTTTGCCAATAGAGTCAATGCCGCTACCTGGACTACTGCTGATGGTGTACCAGTAGCCTGGGCACTGCGGTTCCTATACGGCATTCGGCAGGAACGGATTACAGGGTTAGACGTACTCCCGACATTACTACAGGAAGCGGCTTCGGAGAACGTGCCCGTTTATTTCTATGGTTCGACGCCTGAAGTCCTCGACTCCTGCGCTAATTTTTGTCGGCATCACCACCCTAACCTGTCGATTGCGGGTATGTATTCTCCACCTTTTCGATCCCTTACGTTTGCCGAAGAAGAGGACATTGTGGAACGCATCAGCGCGTCGGGAGCGCGCCTGGTTTTTGTAGTGTTAGGTTGCCCAAAGCAGGAGAAGTGGATGGCTGGTTTATCCCATCGAATTCCTGCTGTTTTGCTCGGTGTAGGAGGAGCATTGCCCGTAACTGTGGGTGTGCAAAAACGAGCTCCCCGCTGGATGCAACTGGCTGGTCTAGAGTGGCTCTATCGGTTACTTCAGGAGCCACGCCGTTTGTTCTCACGCTATTTTATGACCAATTCCTTGTTTGTGTATTACCTCCTGAAGCAATGGTTTCTCCAGAAGTCAGACTAA
- a CDS encoding glycosyltransferase yields MPAPIVLFAFKRVDELQQTLTALQNNYLASESELYVFVDGPRPERADEAAKVDAVRALVDCVTGFKQVHRVYQKQNQGCANSIIAGVTSVVQKHKSVIVLEDDIVTSRNFLDYMNQCLAEYADTPKVFSIGGYTFPFSRPSGYESDVYFFGRSCAWGWAIWADRWQKVDWELTDFDAFIADEAARKAFNKDGQDRVRMLTRAQTKEIDAWDIRLCYSEFKANGVTVYPTVSKTINIGVDSIDSTTEVVYNRYKTALDSGVSRQFYLPTSVVINPDYAQRFRRKFSIPVRAWNKLKTYLMLGLSALKSGGGITNWVGK; encoded by the coding sequence ATGCCAGCCCCAATAGTTTTATTCGCTTTTAAACGTGTTGACGAACTTCAGCAAACACTTACGGCCCTACAGAACAACTACTTAGCTTCTGAAAGTGAGTTGTACGTTTTTGTGGATGGACCCAGACCCGAACGGGCGGATGAAGCGGCTAAAGTTGACGCTGTTCGGGCGTTAGTAGATTGTGTAACCGGATTTAAACAAGTACATCGGGTTTATCAAAAGCAGAATCAGGGATGTGCTAATTCGATTATTGCAGGCGTAACGTCTGTCGTTCAGAAACATAAGTCAGTGATTGTTCTGGAAGACGATATCGTAACCAGCCGAAACTTCCTGGATTACATGAACCAGTGTCTGGCAGAATATGCCGATACCCCCAAGGTATTCTCGATAGGGGGGTATACGTTTCCATTTTCACGACCATCTGGCTACGAGTCAGACGTGTATTTCTTCGGAAGAAGCTGTGCCTGGGGGTGGGCCATTTGGGCCGATCGTTGGCAGAAAGTAGACTGGGAGTTGACCGATTTTGACGCGTTCATTGCCGACGAAGCAGCCCGAAAGGCGTTTAATAAAGATGGTCAGGATCGGGTTCGGATGTTGACACGAGCACAAACGAAAGAAATTGATGCCTGGGATATTCGTCTGTGTTATAGTGAGTTTAAAGCGAATGGAGTAACCGTTTATCCGACCGTTTCCAAAACGATCAATATTGGTGTCGACTCCATTGATTCAACGACTGAGGTTGTTTACAACCGCTATAAAACCGCTCTGGATTCGGGAGTAAGCCGACAGTTTTACTTACCTACCTCTGTAGTAATCAATCCAGACTATGCCCAGCGGTTTCGTCGAAAATTCAGTATTCCGGTTCGAGCCTGGAATAAGCTGAAGACATATTTGATGCTGGGACTATCTGCTCTTAAAAGTGGTGGGGGAATAACTAATTGGGTTGGGAAATAA
- a CDS encoding glycosyltransferase family 4 protein: MRVLLIHNFYQQAGGEDTVFYQETNLLRENGVEVETLTFTNETFEGSLLNKLGSVTRSLYNTKSAARTEAVIDWFKPDVVHIHNLFYTATAAVIRVAKVRGVPVVMTVHNYRLLCLNGLLMREGKVPCETCLTQMVPLAGIRHGCFRDSHLQSAQLSLITTLHKLTGIWRSVDRFVVLTEFVRQKILASSLNLSTAQVVVKPNFVSDSGEADATGRQDFFLYVGRLSGEKGIDVLLNAVRKSPFPLKIIGSGPLENKVLQTAAAQSGIDYAGWQDRSAVTLAMKTCRALIVPSLCYEAALPLVVLEAFATGTPVICSDQGNLREVGEAPAAGHLFAPGNSDDLSRIIDQINRQPELRERYAMASRQRYEPYSKEASHQATLNLYETLIKGKKISNQAELS; encoded by the coding sequence ATGCGCGTATTACTCATTCATAATTTTTATCAGCAAGCTGGGGGAGAGGATACTGTTTTTTACCAGGAGACCAATTTACTGCGCGAAAATGGCGTTGAGGTTGAGACGCTTACATTTACGAATGAAACCTTCGAGGGATCCCTGCTGAATAAGCTGGGTTCTGTTACCAGATCCTTATATAATACCAAGTCGGCCGCCCGAACAGAAGCCGTTATTGACTGGTTTAAACCCGATGTTGTTCATATTCACAATCTGTTTTATACCGCTACAGCAGCTGTGATCCGGGTGGCTAAGGTACGTGGTGTGCCTGTGGTCATGACGGTACACAATTATCGCTTGCTGTGCTTAAATGGCTTGCTCATGCGTGAAGGCAAGGTGCCCTGCGAAACCTGCCTGACGCAAATGGTTCCGCTGGCGGGGATCCGTCATGGCTGTTTCCGTGATTCGCATCTGCAATCGGCACAGCTAAGTCTAATAACGACGCTGCATAAACTGACTGGCATCTGGCGAAGTGTGGACCGATTTGTTGTTCTAACTGAGTTTGTTCGTCAGAAAATCCTCGCGTCGTCGCTGAACCTATCAACTGCTCAGGTGGTGGTCAAACCGAATTTTGTGTCCGATTCGGGTGAGGCTGACGCTACTGGGCGGCAGGATTTCTTTTTGTACGTAGGCCGATTATCAGGTGAGAAAGGGATAGATGTGCTGCTCAATGCAGTGCGGAAGTCCCCGTTCCCCCTCAAAATTATTGGTAGTGGCCCCTTGGAAAATAAGGTGTTGCAAACCGCAGCCGCTCAGTCTGGCATTGACTACGCGGGCTGGCAGGACCGCTCCGCCGTAACCTTAGCCATGAAAACGTGCCGTGCCCTCATTGTCCCGTCGCTTTGTTACGAAGCGGCTTTGCCACTCGTGGTGCTCGAAGCGTTTGCTACCGGTACGCCGGTAATCTGTTCAGACCAGGGTAATCTGCGGGAGGTAGGGGAGGCTCCGGCCGCCGGACATTTGTTTGCACCCGGCAACAGCGACGATCTGAGCCGGATTATTGATCAGATCAACCGACAACCGGAGTTGCGAGAACGATATGCTATGGCCAGTCGACAACGGTATGAGCCGTATTCTAAAGAAGCGTCGCACCAGGCGACATTGAATCTGTATGAAACGTTAATCAAGGGCAAAAAGATAAGTAATCAAGCAGAGTTGAGTTGA
- a CDS encoding acyltransferase has protein sequence MKQRIKAFIKQHPMLVKLALVIQTGSLLKLTLTKKIRGKQNRITVALSAFCVNCVVDIVGSNNIIIVEEGARLNGVTFYIRGNENRIFIAKQVRFNKGGSLWIEDERGEISIGERTEIEDVHVAVTEPGSAVQIGKGCLLAYDIDIRTGDSHSILDAATQRRINYAKDVIIEDHVWVAAHCSILKGVRVRKDSIVATRSVLTKSFNQDGIIVGGNPAKILRENITWNRDRIYDPSMTPMGSNVCRK, from the coding sequence ATGAAACAGCGAATCAAGGCATTTATCAAGCAACACCCGATGTTAGTAAAGCTAGCCCTGGTGATTCAAACGGGATCGTTGCTGAAGCTAACGTTAACGAAAAAGATTCGGGGCAAACAAAACAGAATCACGGTTGCTCTCTCCGCCTTTTGCGTAAACTGCGTGGTTGATATTGTCGGCAGCAATAACATCATTATCGTAGAAGAAGGAGCTCGGCTTAACGGGGTCACGTTCTACATCAGAGGCAATGAAAATCGTATTTTTATTGCTAAACAGGTGCGGTTCAATAAGGGAGGCAGTCTCTGGATCGAAGACGAACGGGGAGAAATCAGTATTGGCGAACGAACCGAAATTGAAGATGTGCATGTTGCGGTTACAGAACCTGGCTCCGCCGTCCAGATCGGCAAAGGCTGCTTATTAGCGTATGATATTGATATACGTACTGGGGATTCACACTCAATACTAGATGCCGCAACCCAGCGACGAATTAACTATGCCAAAGATGTGATCATCGAAGATCATGTTTGGGTTGCTGCCCACTGCAGCATATTGAAAGGAGTCCGTGTTCGAAAAGACTCAATCGTAGCCACCCGATCGGTATTAACAAAATCATTTAATCAGGACGGTATAATTGTTGGCGGCAACCCTGCTAAAATTTTGAGGGAGAATATAACCTGGAACCGGGACCGTATTTACGATCCAAGTATGACCCCGATGGGGTCAAATGTTTGTAGAAAATGA
- a CDS encoding glycosyltransferase family 2 protein: MIYVVIPVYNRKQYTRKCLSCLSAQTERAHTVIVVDDGSTDGTAEMIHAEFPEVIVCTGTGSLWWAGGTNLGIQYALKNLPITENDFLLTLNDDTEVGPDYLTNLLKAFNTNRPCLIGSISIDSQDPNRLLYAGTELDMAFAKIRDVAQSRFHQQYATLAKGPLYLPTDCLPGRGLLIPKIVFTKIGLFDETHFRHHMADLDFSIRARKAGFPLVIATDCVVFEHADATGLIYNKTTSLRQFWEALFTIRSPLNLNTRYHFARIHAPIMPLYFSFDLARIFGGYILRKMR, translated from the coding sequence ATGATCTACGTGGTTATTCCAGTTTATAATCGAAAGCAATATACCCGAAAATGTCTTTCCTGCCTGAGCGCGCAAACAGAGCGTGCGCATACGGTAATCGTTGTTGATGATGGGTCTACTGACGGAACAGCAGAGATGATTCACGCTGAATTTCCTGAGGTGATTGTCTGCACAGGAACGGGCTCGCTCTGGTGGGCAGGCGGCACCAATTTAGGGATTCAATACGCACTGAAAAATTTGCCTATTACTGAAAATGACTTCCTATTGACCCTAAATGACGATACCGAAGTAGGCCCCGATTACTTAACCAATTTATTGAAGGCGTTCAACACAAACCGCCCCTGCCTGATCGGTTCAATATCCATTGATAGTCAGGACCCGAACCGTCTGCTATATGCCGGAACAGAGTTGGACATGGCATTCGCCAAGATACGAGACGTGGCCCAAAGCCGCTTTCATCAGCAGTACGCAACGTTAGCCAAAGGTCCGCTTTACTTGCCTACAGACTGTTTGCCCGGTCGTGGCCTATTGATTCCCAAAATCGTCTTTACTAAAATTGGGCTATTCGATGAAACCCACTTTCGGCACCACATGGCCGATCTTGATTTTTCAATACGCGCCCGAAAAGCCGGTTTCCCTTTAGTTATTGCCACCGATTGTGTAGTCTTTGAACATGCTGACGCAACCGGCTTGATCTACAACAAAACGACCTCGCTACGCCAGTTCTGGGAAGCTTTATTTACGATCCGTTCGCCTTTAAACCTCAACACACGGTATCACTTCGCCCGAATTCACGCGCCGATCATGCCGCTCTATTTCTCATTCGATCTGGCTCGCATTTTTGGTGGCTACATTCTGCGAAAAATGCGCTAA
- a CDS encoding acyltransferase → MLFRISRLAYRSVRFVKRRIWQVAQQALTQLHFYLNGVRYGKGMRSYGVPVIDIVDGSLMIVGESFVLINGMNYSNRIGRQQPCFFIANLGGKIQIGDHVGMSATALVCHESITIGNNVTIGGNTVIYDTDFHSLDATIRAGHADNALAATAPVLIQDGAFIGAHVTILKGVTIGHHAVIGAGSVVTKSVPARQIWAGNPAQFVKDLSTDSGS, encoded by the coding sequence ATGCTCTTCAGGATTAGTCGACTTGCCTATAGAAGTGTTCGATTCGTAAAAAGGAGAATCTGGCAGGTAGCTCAACAGGCACTCACTCAACTGCATTTCTACCTGAACGGGGTACGTTATGGAAAGGGTATGAGAAGCTATGGCGTTCCGGTTATCGACATTGTGGATGGAAGTCTAATGATCGTAGGTGAGTCGTTTGTATTGATCAATGGGATGAATTATAGCAATCGGATTGGCAGGCAGCAACCCTGTTTTTTCATTGCGAATCTGGGCGGAAAAATCCAGATCGGCGATCATGTGGGCATGAGTGCTACTGCCCTGGTCTGCCACGAGTCGATCACGATTGGCAACAACGTGACCATCGGTGGCAACACGGTCATTTACGATACCGATTTTCACAGTCTGGATGCTACTATCCGAGCAGGCCATGCCGACAATGCACTGGCAGCCACGGCTCCTGTGCTTATTCAGGACGGAGCCTTCATTGGCGCTCACGTTACCATATTGAAAGGAGTTACCATTGGCCACCACGCCGTAATCGGTGCAGGTTCCGTTGTTACCAAAAGCGTTCCAGCCAGGCAGATCTGGGCGGGTAACCCTGCTCAGTTTGTGAAAGATCTATCTACCGACTCAGGATCATGA
- a CDS encoding oligosaccharide flippase family protein, giving the protein MIKSTFRQRIDARSLIVYRNIVESILLKGAGVLIGFLTVTLTVQYISVKDFGIWMTITYLTSWFSLVDVSFGNGLRNSLMLFFDTGDDEQAKKYVSTLYFLSGMVALLLCVVFGIIHFFLDWTLLLNIDSNQPALINTIITYTLLSFSIQLLLKPINSILLADQRASAVAGILFFVNLLIISIIYIASIVLHESLLVIAHIYNVVPVLVYGGVSVYYFRTTYSRLGPGITHIDVTLIPKLITVSGQFFFLQLISVIVFTSGGLFISYYLGSDSVAPYSIANKYFSVLPFIYGIFITPYWSAFTDAYLKQDTAWIQATIRRLNLICVATAGLALLMLVVAQPVFSVWIGTKIYIPTSLAIWLTAYVISFIFLSNYNYFVNGVGQIKPLVHASLAGIVLYFPLNYVLFRFTDAGATSVVIAGTIWNCYLLIVCMRQYRQIMTRLNHKPAVYALQD; this is encoded by the coding sequence GTGATAAAATCTACGTTTCGTCAACGCATTGATGCCCGGAGCCTGATCGTCTATCGAAACATAGTCGAGTCGATCCTTCTTAAAGGGGCTGGTGTCTTGATCGGCTTTCTGACGGTTACCCTGACTGTTCAGTATATAAGTGTTAAAGATTTTGGTATCTGGATGACTATTACTTATCTAACCAGCTGGTTCAGTTTAGTAGATGTAAGTTTTGGAAATGGATTGCGAAATAGCCTGATGCTCTTTTTTGATACCGGCGACGATGAGCAGGCAAAAAAATATGTCAGTACGCTTTATTTCCTTTCGGGCATGGTTGCGCTGTTACTCTGCGTTGTCTTCGGCATTATTCATTTTTTCCTGGACTGGACACTTCTGCTCAATATCGACAGCAATCAACCTGCGCTTATTAACACAATCATTACCTATACCTTACTCAGTTTTAGTATACAGCTTCTGCTAAAACCAATCAACTCTATACTTCTGGCCGATCAACGAGCTTCAGCGGTCGCCGGAATTTTATTCTTTGTCAACCTACTGATTATTAGTATAATCTATATCGCATCAATCGTATTACATGAATCGTTGTTAGTCATTGCGCACATTTATAATGTGGTGCCCGTGCTTGTGTATGGTGGTGTTTCGGTCTATTATTTTCGAACTACCTATTCGCGATTAGGCCCCGGTATTACACACATAGACGTTACGTTAATCCCCAAGTTAATCACTGTAAGTGGCCAGTTTTTCTTTCTACAGCTGATCAGCGTTATTGTATTCACGTCTGGCGGCCTTTTCATTTCCTATTATCTTGGTTCCGATAGCGTGGCACCATATAGTATCGCGAACAAGTATTTCAGTGTGTTGCCCTTTATTTACGGCATTTTCATAACCCCATATTGGTCGGCATTTACGGATGCCTACCTCAAACAGGATACTGCCTGGATTCAGGCTACAATTCGACGGCTCAACCTGATCTGCGTTGCTACGGCTGGGCTTGCGTTACTCATGCTGGTAGTAGCTCAGCCTGTATTTTCGGTCTGGATTGGGACTAAAATATACATTCCAACCAGCCTGGCCATCTGGCTGACAGCCTATGTAATCAGCTTTATATTTCTGAGCAATTACAATTATTTCGTCAACGGTGTTGGCCAAATCAAGCCACTCGTTCATGCTTCTCTGGCGGGCATTGTCCTGTACTTCCCGCTCAACTACGTGCTTTTTCGGTTTACGGATGCGGGTGCAACCAGTGTCGTTATTGCTGGTACGATCTGGAATTGCTATTTGCTGATCGTTTGCATGAGACAATACCGTCAGATTATGACTAGACTAAACCATAAACCCGCTGTTTATGCTCTTCAGGATTAG
- a CDS encoding sugar transferase: MVSEAVKSQGVEQRKAQLLATYSVRYSTKRVFDLVMSSLITLLFLSWLIPLIGIAIVLTSPGPVIFVQLRSGRNGQPFRCLKFRTMYTSKDAFLPAAKNDPRVTPLGRILRRTNLDELPQFLNVLMGDMSLVGPRPHPLSLDAEYWHTLPNYPLRYGIRPGITGLAQIRGCRGSISYNLMMKHRVRYDLFYIQKASFMLDTLICLRTLVAMFSSNTDAF, from the coding sequence ATGGTCTCCGAGGCAGTTAAATCCCAGGGGGTTGAGCAACGTAAAGCCCAGCTTCTGGCAACGTATTCGGTTCGTTATTCCACGAAACGGGTATTCGATCTGGTAATGAGTAGTCTGATTACTCTCCTTTTTCTAAGCTGGTTAATTCCGCTTATCGGAATAGCTATTGTGCTTACGTCGCCGGGACCAGTCATTTTTGTACAACTTCGCTCCGGTCGAAATGGGCAGCCGTTTCGATGCTTAAAATTCCGGACGATGTATACATCGAAAGATGCTTTTTTGCCAGCGGCTAAAAATGATCCTCGCGTAACCCCGCTTGGGCGCATTCTTCGTAGGACAAACTTGGATGAGCTGCCGCAATTTTTAAACGTGTTGATGGGCGACATGAGCTTGGTTGGACCACGTCCCCACCCGCTTAGCCTGGACGCCGAATATTGGCATACATTACCCAACTACCCCCTCCGTTACGGCATTCGCCCTGGTATTACGGGCTTGGCACAAATACGAGGTTGCCGGGGTAGTATTAGCTACAACCTGATGATGAAACACCGGGTTCGCTACGATCTATTCTACATTCAGAAAGCGTCATTTATGCTTGACACCCTCATTTGCCTACGAACACTGGTAGCTATGTTCTCAAGCAATACCGATGCTTTTTAA
- a CDS encoding GumC family protein: protein MSNTSTYSYVPYQVMDADSNFRATLLRYARHWYWFLLTIGLMLLAAYFFLQFKQPIYLSQSSLLIKDEKKGLDSDNILKDLEIFAPKKIVENEIEVFKSHTLMNQVVRELGLDVTYYHDTPYGRREVFQQAPVRLIIEQATNALYQKKPFTVQFIDANSIKVDDKLYLLNTSIQTPMGRLRFFPRQAVSANTEPLLIQVSPRNQTTNNFLRVLKAEPTSKASTVIMLSIETGVPDKGEAILNRLIDLYTKASVLDKNRVASNTLNFIDDRLQLVSGELQTVEKGVENYKSSEGITDLGIQAKGFLESAQQNDTELNQVTIQLNALNDIQKYVSSQPSHRSGTPATIGLSDPTLLGLFEMFMKLEAQRDQLMRTTSEQNPLLQTVNSQLRTVKSNISENIGTMREILSGTRQQYLANNRKIESVIKTIPAKERILLNITRQQAIKNDLYTYLLRKREETAVSYASAISDSRVIDAALTDEKPIKPNQSLFYLLFALAGLALPTAFLGVYDLVNNRVMHRSDVEEGTHVPILGEIIKKRQTEAVVVANRSNTVIAEQIRMLRTNLNYLRSNQDSSQVLLFTSSIEGEGKSFISLNLGASLALVGMRTVILEMDLRKPRLRQSLNLPDAPGLSEYLSGETTLGQIVTALPDKPNYFIITSGALPPNPSEILAGTRLQQLILELRKHFDYILIDAPPVGLVTDAQLIANHADATLYIVRHDVTPKNCLRMLEALYREKRFNKLNVILNAVQNDASSYYSYGGYKSDLYQAKGPLKKKTFLSRFNLN from the coding sequence ATGTCTAATACATCTACTTATTCTTATGTGCCTTACCAGGTAATGGATGCCGATAGCAACTTTCGAGCAACGTTGCTTCGCTATGCCCGCCACTGGTACTGGTTTTTACTAACGATTGGGCTGATGCTATTAGCTGCTTATTTTTTCTTACAGTTTAAGCAGCCAATCTACCTCAGTCAGAGTAGTTTGTTAATAAAGGACGAGAAGAAAGGGCTCGATTCGGATAATATTCTGAAAGACCTGGAGATTTTCGCACCAAAAAAAATAGTTGAGAACGAGATCGAAGTGTTCAAATCGCACACCCTGATGAATCAGGTAGTACGAGAACTAGGGCTCGACGTAACCTATTATCACGATACCCCTTACGGTCGGCGGGAAGTATTTCAGCAGGCCCCTGTTCGACTTATTATTGAACAAGCCACCAACGCACTATATCAGAAAAAGCCATTTACGGTTCAGTTTATCGACGCCAATTCGATTAAAGTCGACGATAAGCTGTATTTGCTTAATACCAGCATACAAACGCCCATGGGACGCCTGCGATTCTTTCCCCGACAGGCCGTTTCTGCTAACACCGAGCCATTACTCATTCAGGTATCACCCCGCAACCAGACCACGAATAATTTTCTGCGCGTATTGAAAGCAGAACCCACCAGCAAGGCATCTACCGTGATTATGCTATCCATTGAAACGGGCGTCCCCGACAAAGGAGAAGCGATTTTGAACCGGTTGATTGACTTGTACACTAAGGCCTCTGTATTGGATAAGAACCGGGTTGCCTCCAATACCCTGAATTTTATTGACGACCGATTGCAACTGGTATCCGGTGAATTGCAAACGGTTGAAAAGGGAGTTGAAAACTATAAATCATCGGAGGGAATTACTGACTTAGGCATTCAGGCGAAAGGGTTTCTGGAAAGCGCGCAGCAAAACGATACCGAACTGAATCAGGTAACTATTCAGCTCAATGCACTGAACGACATTCAGAAGTATGTAAGCAGCCAGCCTTCTCATCGCAGTGGTACACCCGCAACAATAGGGTTAAGTGACCCTACACTGCTGGGTCTGTTCGAAATGTTCATGAAACTGGAAGCACAGCGCGATCAGTTAATGCGGACCACATCTGAGCAAAACCCATTGCTGCAAACGGTTAATAGTCAGCTTCGGACGGTTAAATCCAATATTTCAGAGAATATTGGCACGATGCGGGAAATTCTGTCAGGGACCCGGCAGCAATATTTAGCGAACAACCGAAAAATAGAGAGTGTCATTAAAACGATTCCTGCCAAAGAACGTATTCTGTTGAACATTACCCGGCAACAGGCCATCAAGAACGACCTGTATACCTATTTGCTCCGAAAGCGGGAAGAAACGGCCGTTTCATACGCATCGGCTATCTCGGACTCCCGCGTTATTGATGCTGCCCTTACGGACGAAAAGCCAATTAAGCCAAACCAGTCTTTATTTTATCTGCTGTTTGCTCTGGCGGGTCTGGCGCTGCCAACCGCTTTTCTGGGCGTATATGATCTGGTCAATAATCGGGTTATGCATCGCTCCGATGTCGAAGAAGGTACGCACGTTCCTATTCTGGGTGAGATTATAAAGAAAAGACAGACAGAGGCCGTTGTAGTTGCGAACCGAAGTAACACCGTCATTGCGGAACAGATCCGAATGCTACGGACGAACTTAAACTATCTGCGCAGCAATCAGGACAGTAGCCAGGTTCTATTATTCACGTCCAGCATTGAGGGAGAAGGGAAATCCTTTATATCGTTGAACCTTGGCGCTAGCCTGGCCTTGGTCGGGATGCGAACGGTAATTCTGGAAATGGATCTTCGGAAACCCCGGCTTCGACAATCCCTTAATTTACCCGATGCACCCGGCCTGAGCGAATACCTTTCGGGCGAAACAACACTGGGCCAGATTGTTACGGCTTTACCCGATAAACCGAACTATTTTATCATTACCAGTGGTGCCCTACCGCCCAATCCATCGGAAATTCTGGCGGGAACGCGGCTACAACAACTCATTCTCGAGCTACGAAAACACTTTGATTATATTCTGATTGATGCCCCGCCAGTTGGCCTGGTCACCGACGCGCAACTGATTGCCAACCATGCCGACGCCACTCTTTATATTGTTCGACACGACGTAACACCCAAAAACTGCCTGAGAATGCTGGAAGCCCTTTATCGGGAGAAACGGTTTAATAAACTCAATGTCATACTCAACGCCGTACAAAACGATGCCTCCAGCTATTACAGCTACGGTGGCTACAAAAGCGATTTGTATCAGGCCAAAGGACCCCTGAAAAAGAAGACATTTCTCAGTCGATTCAACCTAAACTAA
- a CDS encoding polysaccharide biosynthesis/export family protein — MLTIWGVLGHMMGCVSSKQVVYFQDNAGARNSVQLAEAYIPTIKPGDVLSIQVSSLNPEASVYFNPYTPTSTASVRTQQQTNTSGLPEMAGYLVTPSGDIELPLVGRLTVSDLTISECNALIKKKLTPFLKEPTVNIRNLNFRISVLGEVNRPALFTIPNDQVTLIEAIGLAGDATIYGRRNNVLVIREENGKKTFARVDLTQRDLFRSPYYYLHPNDIVYVEPGKARVANADRFYLIVPTVLSALSFIAILLTRS; from the coding sequence ATGCTCACCATCTGGGGAGTATTAGGGCATATGATGGGATGTGTATCGTCTAAGCAAGTTGTCTATTTTCAAGACAATGCCGGAGCACGAAATAGTGTCCAACTTGCGGAGGCTTACATACCAACTATAAAACCGGGGGATGTCCTGTCGATTCAGGTTAGTAGCCTTAACCCGGAAGCTAGTGTTTACTTTAATCCATATACACCTACCAGCACAGCTAGTGTACGCACTCAGCAACAGACCAATACCAGCGGATTACCCGAAATGGCCGGTTATCTGGTAACCCCATCCGGCGATATTGAGTTGCCCCTTGTTGGCCGTCTGACCGTTTCCGATCTGACCATCAGCGAATGTAATGCACTGATTAAAAAGAAATTGACACCTTTCCTGAAGGAACCAACCGTTAATATCCGAAATCTAAACTTTCGTATTTCGGTACTTGGTGAAGTAAATCGTCCGGCTCTTTTCACGATTCCTAATGATCAGGTCACGTTAATTGAAGCGATAGGGCTGGCGGGAGATGCTACTATTTATGGGCGCCGGAACAATGTGCTGGTTATTCGGGAAGAAAATGGCAAAAAGACATTTGCCCGAGTCGACTTAACACAACGCGACCTCTTCCGCTCCCCTTATTACTATTTGCACCCTAATGATATTGTTTATGTCGAACCGGGTAAAGCTCGCGTAGCAAATGCCGACCGCTTTTACCTGATTGTCCCAACTGTACTCAGTGCATTGTCATTCATCGCCATTTTACTCACTCGAAGTTAA